A section of the Ciceribacter thiooxidans genome encodes:
- the cysS gene encoding cysteine--tRNA ligase: MAGSLKLYNTLAREKVDFEPIDPTNVRMYVCGPTVYDFAHIGNARPVIVFDVLYRLLRHVYGEEHVTYVRNITDVDDKINARALRDFGGRITDGSITLNEAIRAVTEKTESQFHKDVAALGTLSPTVEPRATDNIPQMIEIIQRLLSAGHAYVAEGAEGQEVLFSTASMPDYGKLSKRKLEDQQAGARIAVEAHKRNPADFVLWKESAATEPGWAAAFTVAGSAVSIYGRPGWHIECSAMSDRYLWQEARDRLSPKGKAKPHQFDIHGGGLDLIFPHHENEIAQSCCAYNTHVMANVWMHNGFLQVEGRKMSKSEGNFVTINELLETEKFGGRKWPGEVLRLAMLMTHYREPIDFSVKRLEEAERLLAKWPAGDAGDARPDASVVEALADDLNTVAAVQTLHALATAANADPAKLSAFVASAELLGVAPKKAEIGEELSSAVEALVDMRLEMLKAKNFAEADKIRDDLLTKDIQLKDGKDPVSGERVTTWEVKR; this comes from the coding sequence ATGGCGGGCAGCCTCAAGCTTTACAACACACTTGCGCGCGAGAAGGTCGATTTCGAGCCGATCGACCCGACGAACGTGCGCATGTATGTCTGCGGGCCCACCGTCTACGACTTCGCCCATATCGGCAATGCGCGACCGGTGATCGTCTTCGACGTCCTTTACCGGCTGCTCCGGCACGTCTACGGCGAAGAGCATGTGACCTATGTGCGCAACATCACCGACGTCGACGACAAGATCAACGCACGTGCTCTTCGCGACTTCGGCGGCCGCATCACCGACGGCTCGATCACGCTCAACGAGGCGATCCGCGCTGTCACGGAAAAGACCGAGAGCCAGTTCCACAAGGATGTGGCGGCGCTCGGCACGCTCTCGCCCACCGTCGAGCCGCGGGCGACCGACAACATTCCGCAGATGATCGAGATCATCCAGCGGCTACTCTCCGCCGGCCACGCCTATGTGGCGGAGGGCGCGGAAGGCCAGGAAGTGCTGTTCTCGACCGCCTCGATGCCGGATTACGGCAAGCTTTCCAAGCGCAAGCTGGAGGACCAGCAGGCGGGCGCGCGCATCGCCGTCGAGGCGCACAAGCGCAATCCGGCCGATTTCGTGCTCTGGAAGGAATCGGCCGCGACCGAGCCCGGCTGGGCCGCCGCGTTCACCGTCGCCGGCAGCGCCGTCTCGATCTACGGCCGTCCCGGCTGGCACATCGAGTGCTCGGCGATGTCCGACCGCTATCTTTGGCAGGAAGCGCGCGACCGGCTATCACCGAAGGGCAAGGCGAAACCGCACCAATTCGACATCCACGGCGGCGGCCTCGACCTCATCTTCCCCCACCACGAAAACGAGATTGCCCAGTCCTGCTGCGCCTACAACACCCATGTGATGGCGAATGTCTGGATGCACAACGGCTTCCTGCAGGTCGAGGGCCGCAAGATGTCGAAGTCGGAGGGCAACTTCGTCACCATCAACGAGTTGCTGGAGACGGAGAAGTTTGGCGGCCGCAAATGGCCGGGCGAAGTGCTGCGGCTCGCCATGCTGATGACGCATTATCGCGAGCCGATCGACTTTTCGGTGAAGCGACTGGAGGAGGCGGAGCGGCTGCTCGCCAAGTGGCCGGCGGGCGATGCCGGCGACGCGCGCCCCGACGCCTCGGTCGTGGAGGCGCTTGCCGACGATCTCAACACCGTCGCGGCGGTCCAGACGCTGCACGCCCTCGCAACCGCCGCCAATGCCGACCCGGCGAAGCTCTCCGCCTTCGTGGCCAGCGCAGAACTGCTCGGCGTGGCTCCGAAGAAGGCCGAGATCGGCGAGGAGCTTTCCTCTGCCGTCGAAGCCCTCGTCGACATGCGTCTCGAAATGCTCAAGGCCAAGAACTTCGCCGAGGCCGACAAGATCCGCGACGACCTTTTGACCAAGGACATCCAACTGAAGGACGGCAAGGACCCCGTCAGCGGCGAGCGGGTGACGACATGGGAGGTCAAGCGGTAA